The sequence below is a genomic window from bacterium.
AAAAGCAGGCCTTCGATCCCAAGGTCGCCGACCAGTGGCTCCCGGTGGACCAATATATCGGCGGGGTCGAGCACGCCATCCTGCACCTGCTCTATTCCCGGTTCATCACCAAGGTCCTCAAGGACCTGGGCCTCATCTCCTTCGACGAACCCTTCAAGCGCCTCTTCACCCAGGGCATGATCACCAAGGGCGGGGTCAAGATGTCCAAGAGCAAGGGCAATTCGGTCCAGCCCGACGATCTCATCAAGCGCTACGGGGCCGACACCTACCGTCTTTACACCCTCTTCATCGGGCCCCCGGAGCGTGACGCCGAATGGGACGACCGGGCGGTGGAGGGACCTTTCCGTTTCCTGAACCGCGTCTGGAAGATGGCCCTGGAGATCCTCGAGCGACCCGATTTCGCCAACGGTGGAACGCCCCAGGCCTCCTCCGACCCCGACAAGGAAGTCCGGCGGAAGACCCACCAGACCATCCAGAAGATCACCCAGGACATGACCGAGGGCTTCAAGTTCAACACCGCCATCAGCGCCATGATGGAGCTCTTGAACGAGCTCTATGCCTATAAGGAACAGGAAGGGTCGAAGACTCCCATCCTGCGGGAAGCCCTGGAGGCCATGCTGCGGCTCATGGGTCCCTTCACCCCCCACTTGGCCGAGGAGCTTTGGTCACGCCTCGGGAACGGGAACGCCTTGGCCTCCGCCGGATGGCCGGTCCACGACCCCGCCCTGCTCAAGGCCGACAACGTGGAGATCCCCGTGCAGGTCAACGGCAAGGTCCGCACCCGGATGACCGTTCCCGCCGGTCTGGACGAGAAGGCCGTCCGGGAACTGCTGCTCGCCAACGATCAAGTGCAGAAATTCGCCCCACCGGACAAGGTGGCCAAGGTCATCTGGATCCAGGACAAACTGGCCAACTTGATCGTCAAAAACAACGGCTGATCCCGACCGCGAAGGTCACGAAGGAAGGCATGAAGATGACCGAGAAAAGAATCAAGCGGACCTTCCTTTCCCTTGGTGCCCTGGTGGCCCCGATCTTTTTCTTATCCGGATGCCACCCGGCCGTCCTCATCGTCCCTTCCTACATCAAGACCGTCGGCGTGGAACTCTTCCAGAACCGGACCAGTTACTTCGGCTTGGAGACCCTCTTCACCCGAGCCACGATCCGGCAGTTCGAGACCGACGGACGCATTCCCCTGGAGGACCCGGACCACGCGGACATGGTGGTCAAGGTGGTCATCCGCCAACTGGACAAGATCCCTTCCTATTACGACCCCAAGACCAACGCGGTGCTCCAGTACCGGTTATCGGTGACCTACGACATCGCCGCGGTGGACCAAAGGGAAAAAAAGACCTTTTTCGAGGATAATGGAAAGATCCACAGCCTGTTCTACTACACGCCCGATTACGTCGGGGCCGTGACCCAGACCGAGGACCAGGCCATGGCCCAACTGGCGGAAGATATGGCCCGCACCATCGTGCGGCGCGTGCTGGAAGGCTACTAAAGACCAATTTTTGATTCTTGGTCCTTAATTCTCGATCGGGAGACAAGACGTTCATGGATGGAAAATCAAAAATCAAGAATTCGAGATTATGGATCGCAGCGGTCCTGTTCTGTTTTTCATCCGCCGCGATGGCCGACCTGGAATGGATCAACGGGGGAGTGCCCAAAGGCGCCACGGACAAGACCGGGACCATCAAGGTCCAGGATGCGCCCCAGGAGACCACGGACAACACCGGGGCCAACCAGGACATCATCGTCAGCCACCTCATCACCACCACCCGCATCGTCAACCAATACCCGGAGAACAGCGTCAATTACTTTTACCTGAACAAGAACAACCAGGTCTGTTATTACGCCTATTTCCTCATGAAGCCCTCCAGCCGGATCCACACCGCCACGGTGGAGTGCTATTCGCCGGCCGGGATCAAGGTCTGCAAATTCGACCAGCAGTTCCAGGTGGGCTTCACCGACCGGCTCTTGACCATCCAGAACGAGACCTACCAGTGGTTCCTGGTGACCCTGACCCTGGGGATGGACCATCTCCATCCCGAATATGGACAGATCGGTTTTCCCCGGGACCTGGGGCTCTACACCATCCACCTGACCGTGGACGGCCAAAAGGTCGGGATCACCTTCTTCTACGTGAAGGCCGATGACGGCCGGTCCCCGACCCCCATCGCCACCATGGTCCCCGCCGCCCCGGCCGCCCAGAGCAGTGGGCTCCCCATGACCCAGCCGATCTCCAAAACACCCATCCCCAAGTCCATCGAAAAATAGGGCCCATGTATTTCGATGACTTCCAGAGCCGACTTCAAAAAGGACCCCTGCCCTCCCTGGTGCTCCTCTTCGGGGATTCGGAAGGCGTGATCGCCGAGGGCCATCAGGCCGTCCGGGAGAAATTCCGCCGCGAGAACAAGGACGGATCCCTGC
It includes:
- the lptE gene encoding LPS assembly lipoprotein LptE, which codes for MTEKRIKRTFLSLGALVAPIFFLSGCHPAVLIVPSYIKTVGVELFQNRTSYFGLETLFTRATIRQFETDGRIPLEDPDHADMVVKVVIRQLDKIPSYYDPKTNAVLQYRLSVTYDIAAVDQREKKTFFEDNGKIHSLFYYTPDYVGAVTQTEDQAMAQLAEDMARTIVRRVLEGY